In the genome of Sphingomonas alpina, the window ACCAGATCGATACCGCCTTTGGCGAGCAGGGCCCGATAGTCAGTGAACGCTTCGGCCGAAAGCCGCGCACCCCAGTCGGCCGCGACGGCATCGCGTACATCGCAGACCGACGCGATGGTGACATTGTCGAGCTTGGCATAGGCGGCGAGATGCTCGGTCGCCACCAGCCCGAGGCCGATAACGCCGATACGAAATGTCCTGGTCATTCGGTCTCCCTGAGAGTCGATCATGGTTTTGCGGCCGGCAGCACCGGCAGGATGACATGGCTTGCAGCCACGCTGCTGTGATGGATGCGCATCCGGCCCGGAATGCTCTTCACGACCAAGGCTTCGTCGCCGCCGGTGTTGGAGTTCGGGAAGGAGTAATTCTCCTGCGCGTTCATCACGGCAATGCGGATGCGGTGGCCCTTGGCGAAGGTGTTGGCGATGGCCCGCAGGCTGATCTCGTAGCGGACAATGTCCTTGAGGCTGCCGCTCAACAAATCTTCGCGCGTGAAGTTGCTGCCGAACACTTGATAGTCGCTATCGTCCAGCTTCCTGAAGCGGGCCCGGATCACGCCGACGCTCAGTCGCTTCGAGGAATTGTCGGGCGCGACGTCGCTGATATGCGCCCACCAGTCGGTGTCTTTGACATCGGCCGAGGCGTAAAGGACCAGCTTGATATTGCCGGCGATGGTGAGGTCTTGCGCCAGCGGTGCGCTGGTATAGGTCGCGACATCGCTCCGTGCTTCGATATCCTTGAAATCATACGGAAAAGTCTGGACGTCTTGATAGTCGCCCATCAGGTCGAACGTGTACCAGTTCTTCGGCGCATCGGCCGGGTCATAAACATAGGCATCGGGTGCCTCGGCGCTTTTCGGCTCGCTCGGCGTGAGCCGGCCGTCATCGGTGTGCAGCGCCGCATTGCCGCTGCTGTGGAAATACCAGTTCTGCGCCTGGACCTCGGCGGGCGGCCAGGATCTGGCGGTTCGCCATTCGTTGCTGCCGAGGACGAAATATTGCACGACCGGGTCGGTGACGCCGTTGTCCACGCCCTTCAGATAATGATCATACCATTTCTGCTTGGTCAGCCAGATATCGTCGCGCAGTGCATCGATCCCGAAGCTGTAGCCGTTGAGCGCGCGGTCGTGATTATAGCTGTGCTTCCACGGGCCGATCAGCAGGCGGTTGGGCTGTGTGCCGTATTTCTGCATCATCGCCCAGGTGCTGCGCGTCCCGGCGAAATCATCGTCGAACCAGCCGCTGATCGAGAAGCTGGCGAAATTGCGTGGGTGATCGCCCTGGAACCAGTCCTGCCCGCGCCAATAGTCATCGTTGCGCGAATGCGCGACGGTCGCGTTCCATAGCGGCAGATCCTCGCCCGTCGCATAGACATCCATGTCTTTTAGCGGGCGGTGGCGCAGCACATCGGGCCAGGTGCGTCCCGGCAGCAATTTCTTGCCGAGCATCCAGAAGAGATAGAAGGGTGACCCTTCAACGAAAGTGCCGCCCATATAGGGTTGATCGCCGAAGGCGGTGCCGAGCGTGCTTTCGGGGATGATGCATTTCAGCGCCGGATTGCGCGCCATCGTCGCGGCCCATTGGGTATAGCCGTGATAGGACAGGCCCTGCATGCAGATCGAGCCGTTCGACCAGGGCTGCTTCGTTACCCATTGCAGGGTGTCGGCGCCGTCATCGGGCTCCTGCACCTGCAATCGCAACGAGCCCTCCGACTTTGATTCCGGATCCCAATAGGCGGTCCCGCGCACCGCCTGCACGACCACCGCGTAGCCGCGCACGACATATTGCTCATAGCGATCGATCAGGCTGGAAATGCCATAAGGATTGCGCACCAGAATGGTGGGGAAGGGGCCCTTGGCGTCGCCGTCGGGCAGATAGACGCGCGTCGCGAGCCGGACGCCCGACCGCGTCGGCATCATCTGCAGGTCGAGCGCGCGATAGCCGTAACGCGGCTGCGAGACTTTCGGATCGCGCCATGCCGCGACGGTGGTGAAGGCTTCATAGCCGCGCTTCACCATCACGGTGTCGGCGTTGACGTCGATCGCGGCGAGAATGTCATTGTTCGAACCGATCACCAGATCCATCGGGTCGCTGGCGTCTTTCGCGCCCCAATAATCGGCCGTGGCGGCGGCGCCATCGACTGTCTTGCGGAGCGTTCTTTGTCGGGCATAGACGGTGGTTTCGCCGGGGATCGATGCGAGCTGGAGCTTGCTCCAGTCCACGGCGCCAAGCCTGGAGAGCAAGCTTGGAAACACCTTTACCGCGCCGTCGAGCGGCAGCGCGCTGGCGCTTTTGGCGAGGTCCTCCGCGCTGACGGTGACGGCTGGATTCCAGATGTTTCGGCGCACATCCTTGCGCTTCAGCGTGTAGCGTTCCTGGCCATCGACCTGCGCGATCGACAGTTCATAAACCTGAATCCCGCGATGGTATCCATCGAAGATGATCGGCCCATGCTGATCCGGCGCCGCGACGGCCGGAGCGGCCGCGGTCAGCAACAGCGCCGTCATCGCCGCTTTCAGAAAACTCCCGGTGCACATGCTGCCGTTCCTCGATCGCGATCGCCTATTTCCACACCGCATTGGCAACACGCAGCCAATTCCCGCCGATAATCGCGGTAATCGCTTCGTCGCCATATCCGGCGCCCTCCATCAGCATTACCGTCGGCCAGAGCATATCCGGCGAACAAAATGCAATTGGCTGCCATTGGTCGAGCGAGCCCCACACATCGGGGGCGGCGGCAAATGCCTGCTCCAGGCGACCCGTGTCGGCGGTCCAGTCCAGGCCCAGCCCGACATGCTCCGCGCCGACCATCTGTACGACATGATCGATATGCCGGAACAACAGATCGGGCGACGGCATCCCGCCGAGATAATAACCGGCAC includes:
- a CDS encoding CocE/NonD family hydrolase, with translation MCTGSFLKAAMTALLLTAAAPAVAAPDQHGPIIFDGYHRGIQVYELSIAQVDGQERYTLKRKDVRRNIWNPAVTVSAEDLAKSASALPLDGAVKVFPSLLSRLGAVDWSKLQLASIPGETTVYARQRTLRKTVDGAAATADYWGAKDASDPMDLVIGSNNDILAAIDVNADTVMVKRGYEAFTTVAAWRDPKVSQPRYGYRALDLQMMPTRSGVRLATRVYLPDGDAKGPFPTILVRNPYGISSLIDRYEQYVVRGYAVVVQAVRGTAYWDPESKSEGSLRLQVQEPDDGADTLQWVTKQPWSNGSICMQGLSYHGYTQWAATMARNPALKCIIPESTLGTAFGDQPYMGGTFVEGSPFYLFWMLGKKLLPGRTWPDVLRHRPLKDMDVYATGEDLPLWNATVAHSRNDDYWRGQDWFQGDHPRNFASFSISGWFDDDFAGTRSTWAMMQKYGTQPNRLLIGPWKHSYNHDRALNGYSFGIDALRDDIWLTKQKWYDHYLKGVDNGVTDPVVQYFVLGSNEWRTARSWPPAEVQAQNWYFHSSGNAALHTDDGRLTPSEPKSAEAPDAYVYDPADAPKNWYTFDLMGDYQDVQTFPYDFKDIEARSDVATYTSAPLAQDLTIAGNIKLVLYASADVKDTDWWAHISDVAPDNSSKRLSVGVIRARFRKLDDSDYQVFGSNFTREDLLSGSLKDIVRYEISLRAIANTFAKGHRIRIAVMNAQENYSFPNSNTGGDEALVVKSIPGRMRIHHSSVAASHVILPVLPAAKP